A stretch of DNA from Triticum dicoccoides isolate Atlit2015 ecotype Zavitan chromosome 2A, WEW_v2.0, whole genome shotgun sequence:
aaaaagaaacggaaaacgAGGGAAAAGATGAGTCGAACCTACCGACTCCTCTTTAGTCGTTGAGATTTCCTATATAGAAAACCAAACTAACCCTAAAACGAAAATCCACCACAAAACTCCTACCAATCTACCACCCAACCGGGGAAGAGGACAATGCTCGTGACTCAGCTACACACCAACAGTCCAGCACAAGCTCTGCTCTGCCACTCCCAGTGCATGCGCTACAAATACGGTAATACTAGCACAGAACTACACGTACGCCGCCGGACGTCCCTGACGTTGCACGCCCGCCGCGCACCGAACAGGTCGGCGATGGCAAAgaacgccgcggccaccgccgacgccggcgacgaggtcgtCCACGACTTCTCTCCGCTCCTCCTGGTCCACAGGAGCGGCAGGCTCGAGCGGCCCCTCGCCATGCCGCCCGTCCCGCCCGGCCACGACGCCGCAACGGGCGTCGTGTCCAAGGACGTGTCGCTCTCGCCCTTCTCGTTCGTGCGTCTCTACCGCCCGCCCGAAACGGGCGCCGGCGCCGGCAAGAAGCTCCCCGTCCTCGTGTACTTCCACGGCGGGGGGTTCGTGATCGGGTCGGCCGCGTCGGCCGCTTACCACCGCTGCCTCAACGACCTCACCGCGGCCTGCGCCGCCGTCGCGGTCTCCGTCGACTACCGCCTCGCCCCGGAGCACCTGCTCCCCGCGGCGTACGAGGACTCCCTGGCGGCCCTCAAGTGGGTGCTCTCCGCCGCCGACCCGTGGCTCGCCGAGAGAGCCGACCTCTCCCGCATTTTCCTCGCGGGAGACAGCGCCGGCGGCAACATCTGCCACCACCTCGCCATGCACCACGACTTCAGGGGCGCCGCAGGAAGGCTCAAGGGGATCGTCCTGATCCACCCGTGGTTCTGGGGCAAGGAGCCCGTCGGCGAAGAGCCCCGGCCGGGGCGCGCGGAGGGCGTGGAGCAGAAGGGCCTGTGGGAGTTCGTGTGCCCCGACGCAGTGGACGGCGCGGACGACCCCCGGATGAACCCGACCGTGGAGGGCGCGCCGGGGCTGGAGAACCTGGCGTGCGAGAAGGTGATGGTGTGCGTCGCCGAGGGGGACTTCTTGCGTTGGCGCGGCAGGGCGTACGCGGATGCGGCGGCCCGGGCGAGGGGCCCCGAGCCGGCGGTGGAGCTGTTCGAGTCGGAGGGGGTCGGCCACGTGTTCTACCTGTACGAGCCTGCGACGGAGAAGGCCAGGGAGTTGCTCCAGAGGATCGTGGCGTTCGTCAGAGCGGAGTGAGCACGCGCGCGCGCCGTGGAGCAATGCTGAACGGAAACGATGAAAGAAGATAAGATCAAACTATAGTGTTTGGAGTGAGCCGGCGAGGGATCCAAATATATTTGCATGCATGCACTAAGAGACCGAATATACAATGTCAAATGTCATCAGTCCTAAAAAAATGTCATCGGGATTTACATTTACAAATTGCATAAAAGAAAAACGTTTAATCATGTATCTAATTTATGGCATGCCTTCACTATTGGATTTGTTTGAGGAGGGCTTCGAAATTTGATCATGTACGAACATATTGtgatacaaaataaataaatatgttcAAAGCTAGTACAACTTAAAATGAATGAAGTTACTCTAAATCTCAATCGCCTCAGATTTGATTTATGTCTCAATTGCGCCCGTAATTGTTGGATCATGTAGCTTTATGATTTGCATGCACCACATGTGTGTTTTCGTTACTTTGGGGGAGAGAGTGGCCTTTATAGGGGTTGTGATGGCTTGTAGGTGTGTGGGCTGGACTGGAGGGATGAAGATGCCTTTTTTCATCTTGTCTGTTGGGCTTTTAGGAGATCAACTAATTAAGGGTACCTCTTGTGGGAGCCCCACAAGTTGGGCACTCCTTTagtatttcattttttattttgtatACGTGTTTTAGGATTTTATATAGTTTTTTGGCGGGTGGGGGGCGGCTTTTAGTTTTTTCCTAGATTTTGGTGGAAATATTCCAGCAATAATTTGCACAGGAAACATGATTTTTTCTTCTTACACGAGAGCCACAGTTGTGCATGTCGAAAGAGAAAAAACACGGTTTTTTTTGCTTTCATGAGAGGCACAGATTTGCCTGTTGTGGAGGCACaggtttgcttccgcaagaggcacataaaaaaggaagaaaaacatGTTTTTGTTTCCACGAGAGGCACAACTACGTGTTTTTTTGTTCCACGAGAGGCACAGATTTGTTGGTCGTGGAGGCACACATTTGCTTCCGCGCGAGGCACGCCTCTCAGAAAGGAAAAATACATTTTTTTGTTCCATGAGAGGCATGAATTTGCTTTTTGTGTaggcacagatttgcttccgtGATGAGTATAACTATGCCTCTCGGAAAGAGAAAAGGTAGGGGAAAATTGGTTTCTAACTACGGGTTTTTTTCGAGAAAAAAACTATTAACAAGGATCTAGTTCCGAAGATCATGATGCGCGGAGCCGACGGTGAAAACGATTCGGGATTTGGACGTATGATTCAAAAGATAAAGCATTTAAAGAAAGAACAATCTACGAAAGAAACAGAAAACTCTTAGGTTTCGATAAGAGGTGCACATGTAGTTTGTCACTTGTCAGCTCATCAAAAGATAGGTGTGACATTTGCAAGGGGTgccccttaactagtgatttcgtttTTTTGACAGTGTGTTGTattgatttttctttttctttttacttgATTGGCTCCAGGGAGAGGAAGCAGGCCGGCTATATCTCGCCTGTTGCAAGGCAGAGTTCTGTCTCGCCTTCAGCGAACCTGTAAAAGGGCCGGCCAATTAACAAAGACATGCAGTATCTATCGTTACATGAGAGGGCGGTTTTTGGAAGGTTGCTGGGAGCTCCTAGACTTGTTTTGGGAAACTTTCAGGCAGGTTTTTTATGTTTTTCGCTCAGCCGGTCTTGCTAGTTTTGAGCGAGTTTTTTTTCTGCGTTTATTTTAGTGGTTTTCTtcgggattttttttctttttctgttctttTCTCTTTGGCTTTTGTATTGGTCTTCAAcggtttttcttttttgttttgttttctatgttTCTTTATCCTTTTTATTTCCCCCTTTTATTCAACACATATTTACCTTTTCCCATACTCGTTGTAAATTCTTTGTATAcatcaaaaatatttttta
This window harbors:
- the LOC119359553 gene encoding probable carboxylesterase 2; this encodes MRYKYGNTSTELHVRRRTSLTLHARRAPNRSAMAKNAAATADAGDEVVHDFSPLLLVHRSGRLERPLAMPPVPPGHDAATGVVSKDVSLSPFSFVRLYRPPETGAGAGKKLPVLVYFHGGGFVIGSAASAAYHRCLNDLTAACAAVAVSVDYRLAPEHLLPAAYEDSLAALKWVLSAADPWLAERADLSRIFLAGDSAGGNICHHLAMHHDFRGAAGRLKGIVLIHPWFWGKEPVGEEPRPGRAEGVEQKGLWEFVCPDAVDGADDPRMNPTVEGAPGLENLACEKVMVCVAEGDFLRWRGRAYADAAARARGPEPAVELFESEGVGHVFYLYEPATEKARELLQRIVAFVRAE